A region of Flavobacterium album DNA encodes the following proteins:
- a CDS encoding T9SS type A sorting domain-containing protein has translation MKKAITLVMLLFAAVTAMAQTWQSVGSPGFSAGGASYNSLALDPSGNPYVAFWDPLYDGKATVMKFNGTSWEIVGEPGFSISAAYWCSLEIDSEGVPYVAYWEGESETTTVMKFNGTAWESVGPAQFVYGGDFLSFTLDANDVPYVAFSDWNHGMRATVMKFNGTSWEYVGIPGFSLGDNSDTDLSGTSLAVDSAGTPYLAYETSEYMVVHKLTVMKFNGTSWQAVGATEFSAGEVRQIDLTFNANDVPYVAYTDVANNNKATVMKFNGASWVNVGTAGFTGAAAYSPSLMFDLSGNPNVAFQDQSNSFKASVMKFNGTSWEYLGTPGFSAGAAVGTSLAFNASGTAYVGYSDGANGGKATVMKFIEAACASCTLTQLAPAYCNITIADFSDNLAALAVANAQQYRFRASDGTTTNTVTRNDTVFRIDMLPSYSYNTTYTIDVAVKVADQWSDYGTACTVTTPPICENCPQTTQLAPEYCGITIAQFSDNLAATPVETAQQYRFRVTDGTLTNIVTRNDTIFRMNMLPSYTYNTTYTIDVAMKINDEWGEYGTPCTVTTPPVKLAPAYCGITIAQFTDDLAAIPVPAVQEYRFRVYDGTATTTVVRNNNIFRINMLPSYAYNTTYSIDVAVKINDVWSGYGPSCTVATPAPPVTQLRPQDCGTTVASFSTGIFANAVPLAEGYRFRVTAGTYVQTVDRPDNSFRLNQLAEYNYVTAYEVAVSVKVNGVYGPYGPTCTVTSPPIPLTQLNSGFCNTTIQGFNYGIYANAVNQAEAYRFRVTNGTDVQIITNGQFYFRLNQLSNYQYAVTYTVEVAARINGVYGAYGNSCTVTAPPYPLTQLKTESCGITLPSFDTPLLANTVYLAESYRFKVTNGANVQIINRDINHFRLDMLSSYQYGVIYTVEVATSFNGVYGPYGAACTVTAPPVPTTSLNNVSCGSTVDSFSTSLNATSVSSAEGYRFRVVNGSNVQTIEGINSYFRLNQLETYQYGTTYTVDVAIKYNGSYGDYGPDCTVTSPAAQYTQLNSASCGITVSGFNTNLYATSVPSVTGYRFRVANGANVQTIEGTASYFRLNQLASYQYSTVYTVEVAVSVGGVYGSYGPACTVTTPAPPLTQLRAQDCGITVAGFGTNVYANEVALAEGYRFRVTNGATVDMVDWPTRNFRIKMLPSYSYNTTYTVEVAVMIDGVYGPYGPSCEVSTPSSGTRQNMANDEDADLGFVRELKAFPNPYETSFTLALETQSDDPVTIQAYDIAGKILENRMVSPAELSDMKIGENYAAGIYSVIVSQGTYTKILKMVKK, from the coding sequence ATGAAAAAAGCAATTACTTTAGTAATGCTGCTCTTTGCGGCAGTAACCGCCATGGCCCAGACCTGGCAAAGTGTAGGCAGCCCGGGATTTTCGGCCGGTGGGGCAAGCTATAATTCCCTTGCCCTCGATCCTTCAGGCAACCCTTATGTAGCCTTTTGGGATCCGCTCTATGACGGTAAAGCAACCGTTATGAAGTTCAACGGAACCTCTTGGGAAATTGTAGGGGAGCCCGGATTTTCGATAAGCGCTGCATACTGGTGCTCGCTTGAAATTGATAGCGAAGGAGTTCCTTATGTTGCCTATTGGGAAGGTGAATCGGAAACAACTACTGTGATGAAGTTTAACGGGACTGCATGGGAAAGTGTAGGGCCTGCCCAATTCGTTTACGGAGGAGATTTCCTTTCTTTTACCCTTGATGCCAATGATGTGCCTTATGTGGCGTTTTCTGACTGGAACCATGGTATGAGGGCTACGGTAATGAAGTTTAACGGAACTTCCTGGGAATATGTAGGCATTCCCGGATTTTCTCTTGGAGATAACAGTGATACGGATTTATCCGGTACTTCCCTTGCCGTTGATTCCGCCGGTACTCCCTATCTGGCTTATGAAACATCCGAATACATGGTTGTACATAAACTTACAGTAATGAAATTTAACGGAACTTCATGGCAGGCAGTCGGTGCAACCGAATTCTCGGCAGGAGAAGTACGACAAATAGATCTTACCTTTAATGCGAATGATGTTCCCTATGTGGCTTACACCGATGTAGCTAACAATAATAAAGCCACAGTGATGAAGTTTAACGGAGCTTCATGGGTAAATGTAGGAACTGCCGGATTTACCGGTGCCGCCGCATATTCGCCTTCCCTCATGTTTGACCTTTCAGGCAATCCTAATGTAGCTTTTCAGGATCAAAGCAATAGCTTTAAAGCTTCGGTAATGAAATTTAACGGAACATCATGGGAGTATTTAGGAACACCCGGATTTTCCGCAGGTGCGGCAGTAGGAACCTCCCTGGCATTTAACGCATCAGGGACCGCTTATGTAGGGTATAGTGATGGAGCAAACGGTGGTAAAGCCACGGTAATGAAGTTTATAGAAGCAGCCTGTGCAAGTTGTACGCTCACACAGCTTGCACCTGCCTATTGTAACATTACCATAGCAGACTTTAGTGATAACCTTGCCGCACTAGCAGTAGCGAATGCACAACAATACCGTTTCAGGGCATCCGATGGCACCACTACCAATACCGTCACCAGGAATGATACTGTATTTCGGATAGATATGCTGCCATCGTATAGCTATAACACGACCTATACTATTGATGTGGCCGTAAAGGTTGCAGACCAGTGGAGCGATTATGGCACAGCATGTACCGTTACAACACCCCCCATTTGTGAAAACTGCCCGCAGACAACCCAGCTTGCACCCGAATATTGCGGCATAACAATAGCGCAGTTTAGCGATAACCTTGCTGCCACACCGGTTGAGACAGCACAGCAATACCGCTTCAGGGTAACTGATGGTACCCTTACGAATATTGTGACCCGGAATGATACTATATTCCGCATGAATATGCTGCCTTCTTACACCTACAATACAACGTACACTATTGATGTAGCTATGAAGATTAATGACGAATGGGGCGAATATGGCACACCATGCACCGTTACAACACCTCCTGTAAAACTTGCACCTGCCTATTGCGGTATAACCATAGCGCAGTTTACAGATGACCTGGCTGCCATTCCCGTACCTGCTGTACAGGAATACCGATTCAGGGTGTATGATGGCACTGCCACTACTACTGTTGTCCGGAATAATAATATATTCCGCATAAACATGCTGCCTTCCTATGCCTACAATACAACATATAGTATTGACGTAGCTGTAAAGATCAATGATGTATGGAGCGGTTACGGGCCCTCATGTACCGTGGCGACTCCTGCCCCGCCTGTGACGCAGTTAAGGCCGCAGGATTGCGGAACTACAGTTGCCAGCTTTAGCACCGGTATCTTTGCTAACGCTGTACCACTGGCAGAAGGCTATAGATTCAGGGTAACTGCCGGGACATATGTCCAAACTGTAGACAGGCCCGATAACTCTTTCAGGCTGAATCAGCTGGCTGAGTATAACTACGTAACGGCCTATGAAGTAGCTGTCTCCGTAAAAGTAAATGGCGTTTATGGTCCTTACGGCCCCACATGTACTGTTACATCGCCTCCTATTCCTTTGACCCAGCTAAATTCCGGATTCTGCAATACGACCATTCAGGGATTCAATTATGGCATATACGCCAATGCAGTAAACCAGGCGGAGGCTTATCGTTTCAGGGTAACTAATGGGACCGACGTACAAATAATAACTAACGGGCAGTTTTACTTCAGGCTCAACCAACTGTCAAACTATCAGTATGCCGTGACCTACACTGTAGAAGTAGCTGCCAGGATCAATGGAGTTTATGGGGCTTACGGAAATTCATGTACGGTTACCGCTCCTCCATATCCCCTGACCCAACTGAAAACCGAATCCTGTGGTATCACATTACCAAGCTTTGATACGCCTTTGCTTGCCAATACGGTTTATCTGGCCGAAAGCTATCGTTTTAAAGTAACCAATGGGGCCAATGTGCAAATCATAAACAGGGATATTAACCATTTCAGGTTAGATATGCTTTCTTCCTATCAATATGGGGTTATTTATACTGTAGAAGTCGCTACCTCTTTTAATGGTGTTTACGGGCCATATGGGGCGGCATGCACTGTTACCGCTCCCCCGGTTCCTACCACCAGCTTAAATAATGTATCCTGTGGCAGTACTGTCGATAGCTTTAGCACAAGCCTGAATGCCACAAGCGTATCATCGGCTGAAGGCTATCGTTTCAGGGTAGTGAATGGTTCCAATGTACAAACAATTGAAGGCATCAACAGCTACTTCAGGCTAAACCAGCTGGAAACCTATCAATATGGCACTACCTACACGGTAGACGTAGCAATAAAATATAACGGATCCTATGGTGATTATGGCCCTGATTGTACGGTAACCTCGCCTGCCGCACAGTATACCCAGCTCAACAGCGCGTCGTGCGGAATTACTGTTTCCGGCTTTAATACGAATCTCTATGCCACATCGGTGCCTTCGGTTACGGGCTACCGCTTCAGGGTGGCCAATGGCGCTAATGTGCAAACCATAGAAGGCACTGCCAGCTATTTCAGGCTAAACCAATTGGCATCCTACCAATACAGCACCGTTTATACGGTAGAAGTAGCTGTGAGTGTTGGCGGTGTGTACGGATCATACGGGCCTGCGTGCACTGTTACTACTCCTGCCCCGCCACTTACGCAACTGAGGGCGCAGGATTGCGGTATTACAGTTGCCGGCTTTGGTACCAACGTTTATGCCAATGAGGTAGCACTTGCCGAAGGCTACCGTTTCAGGGTAACTAATGGGGCTACAGTAGATATGGTTGACTGGCCAACAAGGAATTTCAGGATAAAAATGCTACCGTCTTATTCGTACAACACCACCTACACGGTTGAAGTAGCCGTAATGATAGACGGCGTTTACGGGCCATACGGGCCTTCATGCGAGGTTTCTACACCTTCTTCGGGAACAAGACAGAATATGGCAAATGATGAAGATGCTGACTTGGGATTTGTACGTGAGCTTAAAGCTTTTCCTAACCCGTATGAAACATCTTTCACACTTGCATTGGAAACACAAAGCGATGATCCTGTAACAATACAGGCATATGACATCGCAGGTAAGATTCTTGAAAACCGTATGGTATCTCCTGCAGAGCTTTCAGATATGAAAATCGGTGAGAATTATGCCGCGGGTATTTACTCTGTAATTGTTTCACAGGGAACTTATACTAAAATACTGAAAATGGTAAAAAAATAA
- the hutH gene encoding histidine ammonia-lyase, translating to METIHYISSDALSLEIVHTILSEDKKLALSEEARANIEKCRMYLDEKMKSHDGAIYGINTGFGSLYNVKISNDNLTKLQENLVMSHACGTGDEVPAEIVKIMLLLKIQSLSYGNSGVQLETVERLIDFYNNDILPVIYEQGSLGASGDLAPLAHLSLPLLGMGEVYTDGFRQPAGKVLSKMGWEPIALKSKEGLALLNGTQFMSAYGVYVLLKSIKYSYLADVIGAISLEGFDGRIEPFSELIHMVRPHKGQIVTARRYNELLDGSEIIAQAKQHVQDPYSFRCIPQVHGATKDTIDYVKKVFRTEINSVTDNPNIFIESDKIISGGNFHGQPLALTLDFLGIALAELGSISERRTYQLISGLRGLPPFLVSNPGLNSGFMIPQYTAASIVSQNKQLATPASIDSIVSSNGQEDHVSMGANAATKALKIINNLERILAIELMNASQAIEFRRPLKSSDFIEMFLKSYREEVPLVTEDRILHYDIENTIAFLNNMQIDESVFE from the coding sequence ATGGAAACTATACATTATATCAGCAGCGATGCCTTATCCCTTGAAATTGTGCACACTATCCTTTCAGAGGATAAGAAACTCGCCCTTTCAGAAGAGGCCCGGGCTAATATAGAAAAGTGTAGGATGTACCTTGATGAGAAAATGAAATCGCACGATGGCGCTATTTACGGTATCAACACGGGCTTCGGATCGCTTTATAATGTAAAAATTTCTAATGACAACCTTACCAAACTGCAGGAAAACCTTGTGATGTCGCATGCCTGCGGTACGGGCGATGAGGTTCCGGCAGAGATCGTGAAGATCATGCTGCTGCTAAAGATACAATCGCTCAGCTACGGAAATTCGGGTGTGCAGCTGGAAACGGTAGAAAGGCTTATCGACTTTTATAACAACGATATACTTCCGGTTATTTATGAGCAGGGCTCGCTTGGCGCTTCGGGCGACCTGGCACCTTTGGCACACCTGTCACTGCCGCTATTGGGGATGGGCGAAGTTTACACCGATGGCTTCCGCCAACCGGCAGGCAAAGTGCTGTCCAAAATGGGTTGGGAGCCAATAGCGCTCAAATCCAAAGAAGGCCTGGCGTTGCTCAACGGTACGCAGTTCATGAGCGCTTATGGCGTATATGTTTTACTGAAATCTATAAAATACAGCTACCTGGCCGATGTGATAGGTGCAATATCACTGGAAGGGTTTGACGGGCGAATAGAGCCCTTCAGCGAACTTATCCACATGGTGCGCCCCCACAAAGGGCAGATCGTTACAGCAAGGCGCTACAACGAATTGCTGGACGGCAGCGAGATCATTGCACAGGCCAAGCAGCATGTGCAGGACCCGTACTCGTTCCGATGCATCCCGCAGGTGCATGGCGCGACCAAAGACACTATCGATTATGTGAAGAAGGTATTCCGTACCGAAATCAACTCCGTTACCGATAACCCGAATATATTTATAGAGAGTGATAAAATTATTTCCGGGGGTAATTTCCACGGTCAGCCTTTGGCGCTTACGCTCGACTTTTTAGGCATTGCCCTTGCCGAACTGGGCAGTATTTCCGAAAGGAGGACCTACCAGCTTATCTCAGGCCTGCGCGGGCTTCCGCCATTCCTGGTAAGCAATCCGGGGCTTAACTCCGGCTTTATGATACCGCAGTATACCGCCGCCAGCATCGTTAGCCAGAACAAGCAGCTGGCAACACCGGCAAGCATCGACAGTATTGTGTCGTCAAACGGGCAGGAAGACCATGTGAGCATGGGAGCCAATGCCGCCACCAAAGCACTGAAGATCATTAATAACCTTGAGCGTATATTAGCCATCGAGCTGATGAACGCATCGCAGGCTATCGAGTTCAGGAGGCCGCTGAAATCAAGTGATTTTATTGAGATGTTCCTGAAGTCGTACAGGGAAGAAGTGCCATTGGTAACCGAGGACCGCATCCTGCATTATGATATTGAGAATACTATCGCATTCCTCAATAATATGCAGATAGATGAGAGTGTGTTTGAATAA
- a CDS encoding carboxypeptidase-like regulatory domain-containing protein yields the protein MTKKLLLLILSLSFTASFAQIKGTVIDNETKQPVLLVNIWILGEDKGTTADENGNFTLPETKSTETIIFAAVGYTDARLKAADIKDTVLMEAKAIELEDVIIQKRKNRVFRTVNPLDAETEAHFAASTTVTPRMVARFIPYKKEYAATPFLKDIKFVTVSRSPGSTFNVRLYSVAEDGSPGEPLYNENIIGTAKKKRHVTTVDLSSLNIQMPERGFFVAVEWLIIDSNRYDLVSLKYGKALDRKGKNYNIYYDPPFKSCYTDKRSAQWLYEKGAWTNNFNIHDRKYYTIMAEVTLSD from the coding sequence ATGACTAAAAAATTACTTCTTCTTATTTTGTCGCTTTCCTTCACAGCATCTTTTGCACAAATAAAAGGTACTGTAATAGATAACGAGACAAAACAGCCTGTCCTTCTCGTGAATATATGGATACTGGGAGAAGATAAAGGCACTACTGCTGACGAAAACGGGAATTTTACACTGCCGGAAACAAAAAGTACCGAAACCATTATTTTCGCCGCGGTGGGATATACCGATGCCCGCCTGAAAGCCGCTGATATAAAAGATACAGTGCTGATGGAAGCTAAAGCCATTGAGCTTGAAGATGTTATTATTCAAAAAAGGAAAAACAGGGTTTTCAGAACGGTAAACCCTCTTGATGCCGAAACAGAAGCCCACTTTGCTGCATCTACCACAGTCACTCCCCGCATGGTGGCACGGTTTATACCTTACAAAAAAGAATATGCCGCAACGCCCTTTTTGAAAGACATAAAGTTCGTTACGGTTAGCCGCTCTCCGGGTTCGACTTTCAATGTACGGCTTTACAGTGTAGCCGAAGATGGCAGCCCCGGCGAACCGCTGTATAATGAGAATATCATTGGCACGGCTAAAAAGAAACGGCATGTCACCACGGTAGACCTTTCATCCCTGAATATACAAATGCCCGAAAGAGGTTTTTTTGTAGCAGTAGAGTGGCTAATCATCGACAGCAATAGGTATGATTTGGTATCATTAAAATATGGCAAGGCACTAGACAGGAAGGGCAAAAACTACAACATTTATTATGACCCACCTTTTAAATCCTGCTATACTGATAAGCGGAGTGCCCAATGGCTGTACGAAAAAGGAGCATGGACAAATAATTTCAATATCCATGACAGGAAATATTATACGATCATGGCAGAGGTGACTTTGTCGGATTGA
- a CDS encoding DUF1801 domain-containing protein gives MTKTKLSPEEQVTAFITTSAHPLANVMQALREIILGTSPEISEHIKWNSPAFYYNGEMAPFDPKEYKRDIVVYNVRKPGEILLIFPTGAKVIDITGILDGKFADGRRMVTITSMGDFTAKKEALQNVIRHWLALIEKLKSYRRTISGKIDAGEQLVYDKLPAKARKALPVRNKSPKNPVLCLTNW, from the coding sequence ATGACAAAAACGAAACTATCGCCTGAAGAACAGGTAACAGCATTCATCACTACGTCGGCACATCCGCTGGCTAATGTGATGCAGGCATTGCGGGAAATTATTTTAGGCACCAGCCCGGAAATAAGCGAGCATATAAAATGGAATTCGCCCGCGTTTTATTACAATGGCGAAATGGCCCCTTTTGACCCTAAGGAATATAAGCGGGATATTGTAGTATACAACGTCCGTAAGCCCGGCGAGATATTGCTGATATTTCCCACAGGGGCGAAAGTAATTGATATTACCGGCATCCTGGATGGAAAGTTTGCCGATGGACGCAGGATGGTAACCATAACCAGTATGGGAGATTTTACTGCCAAAAAAGAAGCCCTGCAAAATGTTATAAGGCATTGGTTGGCCCTTATTGAAAAATTAAAATCATACAGAAGGACAATATCTGGAAAAATAGATGCTGGGGAGCAACTGGTGTATGACAAGCTCCCTGCCAAAGCGAGGAAAGCGTTGCCAGTGCGAAATAAATCACCCAAAAATCCAGTTTTATGTTTAACTAACTGGTAA
- a CDS encoding GNAT family N-acetyltransferase — translation MQFEELHTDRLILRKLTPEAYDYIFSTMDDAEIMELFGLSIEEQLEKEKNKYINGMTTFSITFANFLLIDRETGKTIGGCGYHTWVPLHRRAEIGYDLKHEEYKRKGLMTEAVAAVLDYGFKRMGLHRVEAIAADYNEPSIRIINKFGFTFEGTLRGHYNVEGVMEDSVMYSLLEHEYKKL, via the coding sequence ATGCAATTTGAAGAACTACATACCGACCGGCTGATCCTCAGGAAACTCACCCCTGAAGCTTATGACTATATATTCAGCACCATGGATGATGCCGAAATCATGGAGCTTTTCGGGCTATCGATTGAAGAGCAGCTGGAAAAAGAGAAGAATAAGTACATTAACGGCATGACGACCTTCAGTATAACGTTTGCCAATTTCCTGCTTATCGACCGTGAGACCGGCAAAACCATTGGCGGATGCGGCTACCATACCTGGGTTCCGTTGCACCGCCGCGCCGAAATAGGCTATGACCTGAAACACGAAGAGTACAAACGCAAAGGACTTATGACAGAAGCCGTGGCAGCCGTGCTTGACTATGGCTTTAAACGGATGGGGCTGCACCGTGTAGAAGCGATTGCCGCCGATTATAATGAGCCTTCTATCAGGATCATAAACAAGTTCGGGTTTACTTTTGAAGGAACATTGAGAGGGCATTATAATGTGGAGGGAGTTATGGAAGATTCGGTGATGTATTCGCTGCTGGAACATGAGTATAAGAAACTATAA
- a CDS encoding DUF1304 domain-containing protein, producing MGIISKIIIGFVAVIHMYIMWLEMFGWMTRARKVFRKLPPDMFEKTKSMAGNQGLYNGFLAAGLIWSLLITNTDWSANVAMFFLGCVFVAGVYGAVTVQKTILYVQAVPALLGLIVVYFKL from the coding sequence ATGGGCATCATATCTAAAATAATAATCGGCTTTGTAGCAGTGATCCACATGTACATCATGTGGCTGGAAATGTTTGGCTGGATGACCCGTGCACGAAAGGTATTCCGCAAACTGCCGCCCGATATGTTCGAGAAGACAAAGTCTATGGCCGGCAATCAGGGACTCTATAACGGCTTTCTCGCTGCCGGGCTGATATGGTCGCTGCTTATAACTAATACAGACTGGAGCGCTAATGTAGCCATGTTCTTTTTGGGGTGCGTATTCGTGGCTGGAGTTTATGGCGCGGTAACCGTGCAAAAAACTATATTGTATGTACAGGCGGTACCGGCATTACTGGGATTAATTGTTGTTTATTTTAAATTGTAA